The Rosa rugosa chromosome 3, drRosRugo1.1, whole genome shotgun sequence sequence TGGGTCTCAAGTCTGACATGGTTTCAGGATTATCGACCTTTGGAATGAGGCAGATATGCATGAAATTAATTTTCTTGAGAATCCGCCCTGTATGGAggaaattttgaacttctgcAACCACATCCTGGGGGCTTGTCGAGAGCTATTGGAAGTGCTGCAGATTTATAGGCGAGCTTCGGGGCAATTGGTTAATTTTGCCAAAATCTCGGTGGGGTTTAGTAAGAATGTATCTGAGGAGATGAAGGAGGAGATCTCTGGTACTTTGGGTGTAGAGGTTGTTGCCTCACATGAGAAGTATCTTGGGTTACCAACTTACGTGGGGCGCAAGAAAACTTCAACTTTTCATTATATCAAGGAAAGGTTGGCTAAGAAATTGTCTGCTTGGCAAGGGAAGCTGTTTAGTGGAGCAGGGAAAGACATTTTGATACGTGTAGTGGCCCAGGCACTTCCTACGTACGCTATGAGTGTCTTTCAGTTGACTAAGAGTTTCTGTGATGATTTGGAACAAATGTGTGCAAAATTTTGGTGGGGTAGCTGTTCGCTCAAAAATAGTCTCGGCAACGTGTCACTCGGCCGAGGTCTTCTTGGCTTACACGCGTCCTTCTGGCTTGGTGACGTGTGCACGGGCGTGCCAACTTGCAGCCGgtaggccaagcgaggttttgttctAGATTGTAGATCTTGTGCTGATCTGACTTTTGATCAGTTGATTatgggccgaggaaggatcaatctcggccgcggggttctctctgccttgaatgcaaggaATTTAGCACGAATCGGCCTTAACTAGCAGCAGTCTTCGTGCTGTGTAACTCGGTGATTGAGGAgtgatgatgattctttttgtgattttgtataaAGTAAATGACTTAAAGTAAATAACAACAAATAAATAGCATAAACGAAAGTGCAGGAATGTAAAGGTCCAgcaaataaagtgcaggaaagataaatacCGGTAAAGAAAGCGATAAGATAAACATGTAAAGATTGATAAGTGTTGTtaaattgttgaaatgtattgagataaaatttgagtaatCGCGTAGAGCGTTTGGTCGAGGACCTCTAACAATGAATCCTATGGTCATTTTTATAGTGAAGCTAAACTACTGAATGAAGGAAAATAAGCAATCTCAGCagtattcatgtttgtgatatttttgacgTTATCAACGATTGATTCTTTCATGAGCAATCAATCAGGTCTTGTAACTGATGATTGGCAATAACACCTGATGCTCATTCAAGTTAATTGCCCCAAACTTTGGTAAAGTTTCTCCTGACAATCAATCTCTTTGATGTGCCCGGCTAATTagccgcggtcattcattacgaCTTGTGGGTCCGCGGTCATTCATTATGCCTTGTGGGTCCGTTTGGTCTCTCCCAATCTAATAACGGTTCTCTGCACACGTTATCTTCTGTCATAAATTTGACAATAAACATTTAATGTGCCACGGCTAATTCATAATCAACTTTGTAAATCTTTaatgtgccgcggctaattTAGCCGCGGATATTCATTATGTTTTGTGGGTCGGGCCCACCTATCTGCCACGTGAGCCTTGCCAAATATTGGTTCAAACAGTAGCACACTAGATAAACGGAAGATTCATTGGAAAACTTGGAATGTATTGTACAACCCGAAAGAAGAAGGTGGGTTAGGATTTTGGAGTCTGTCCAACTTTAACTAGCTATGTTGGCCAAGCAAGCTTGGCGTATTCTAAATGATCCAATGTCCGCTCGTTTGTACAAAGcgaaatacttttttttttttttaaagggtttgAAACCCAGCcgagctgggaggctcagccccacgcccagATCTAATTATTAAGcaacgggggggggggggacataacaACCTGAACCCCGAGGTTTGTACATAGAAAAGCAAGCCGTTGAAAAGGAAAAGTACAAGATGGAACTCCAAAATGGAGCCCATGTAAACACTGtctaaaaaaccaaaaaaaatcaCAGGAAAATAAAAACTGACCACAGACTGTCATGAACAAGAGAACCAAAACCAACGACCCAAACCAACTAGAGAAACCGGTAATCCGTCCGAGCTGAATAGTCATGACCAAAAGCACTAACCAAGAATTGCGGAATAGAATCCCACCAAGTTGGACTATCATTCATGGCACCAAAATTTACCAGCTTGTCAGCGACCCGATTCCCTTCTCTATAAATATGAGAGATGTGCACCTGCAGCTGGTTAACAGAAGCTACACAATTTTTCCACCTTGTGCGAAGGCGCCAAGGCACCATGGATGGGTGTGTAAAATAATGCATAACCAACATTGAATCTGTCTCTAACCATAGAGGAAACCAGTTGCGTTCACGGGCCACTTTAACAACCTCCATTACTGCCAACAACTCAGTGTCAATGGCCCATAACAACCTGAACCCCGAGGTTTGTACATAGAAAAGCAAGCCGTTGAAAAGGAAAAGTACAAGATGGAACTCCAAAATGGAGCCCATGTAAACACTGtctaaaaaaccaaaaaaaatcaCAGGAAAATAAAAACTGACCACAGACTGTCATGAACAAGAGAACCAAAACCAACGACCCAAACCAACTAGAGAAACCGGTAATCCGTCCGAGCTGAATAGTCATGACCAAAAGCACTAACCAAGAATTGCGGAATAGAATCCCACCAAGTTGGACTATCATTCATGGCACCAAAATTTACCAGCTTGTCAGCGACCCGATTCCCTTCTCTATAAATATGAGAGATGTGCACCTGCAGCTGGTTAACAGAAGCTACACAATTTTTCCACCTTGTGCGAAGGCGCCAAGGCACCATGGATGGGTGTGTAAAATAATGCATAACCAACATTGAATCTGTCTCTAACCATAGAGGAAACCAGTTGCGTTCACGGGCCACTTTAACAACCTCCATTACTGCCAACAACTCAGTGTCAATGGCCCATGACACTACCGCTTTACAAGAGAAGGCACCTAAGAATTCTGCATCACTGTTTCTAAAAATACCACCATAGCCAGCACGATTAGAATCACGAAAAGAGCCATCTGAATTTGCTTTAAACCAATTCACCGGCGGGGGAGCCCATGTGACTGGTATAAAACGAGGTGCCATGGGCCGTAATGGGGAGATTCCCAAGAGGCCAAATATGGGAGCCGCTGTAGATGCAAGGGATGATGGGGCAAAAATCAAGCCCGCAGATTCCCTTAGAGATAATGTGAAGAATTGTTTAAATCTTGATAGACAAAAAGATCCCCCATCAAACTttcttttgttcctttcttGCCAGATACACCAAAGTAGGTTGCAGACAGCAATGTACCACAACAACTTGGAGGAATAATCAAGGTAAGAAAGCAAATTATCAAGGAAAAAGTCATGGAGCAACGCACCTGGGGGAAAATGCAATCTGAAGAGTTGCTGAATCCAAATCCATAGTGAACCGGCAACCTCACAAGTTAGAAAAAGATGCATATTGGATTCTGAGTTCATCCCACAAAGAAAGCATCTTGAACATAGGCATGTACCACGTTTCTGAAGAAGATCATCTGTTTGAATTTTTCCATGCAAGACTTTCCAAGCAGTGACACTCTTTCTGGGTT is a genomic window containing:
- the LOC133737420 gene encoding uncharacterized protein LOC133737420, which encodes MEEILNFCNHILGACRELLEVLQIYRRASGQLVNFAKISVGFSKNVSEEMKEEISGTLGVEVVASHEKYLGLPTYVGRKKTSTFHYIKERLAKKLSAWQGKLFSGAGKDILIRVVAQALPTYAMSVFQLTKSFCDDLEQMCAKFWWGSCSLKNSLGNVSLGRGLLGLHASFWLGDVCTGVPTCSR